TTTCTTTCTTTGGCAGTTATTAGTGGATGTCATTCTTTATGCActgttaataataaattgttaGGAGACCCGctcgaaaaaaatagttttttaaaattgaattgtaatatgaaaaatttagataatatatatgtcaGAAGTAGTAGTTATGTATCCAAAAGTGGAAATGATATTACTTCTGATGGgggaaataaattttctgaattttttatttctagTAAATCTTTAactaatttaaataaaaatatatcaaattctggtaaagaaaatagacaagtgaaaaataatatggttgaaaatttttttatatataaacgattttttttctcatcTGATCTTCAAAGAATGACGTGTATTTTACAACATACTGGATATGAAGGTGACTGGTATGGTGAATTATATGAATCTGATAATGATACAAATGCTGAAGAATTTTGTAAtgatatagaaaataatattattaataaaagcctttcaaatttaaataaattaaaaaaaaaaaaaaaacgaaataTGACTAGTAATTCTATTACGGGGTCTACTATTAATAGAAGtaatcataaaaatgatatgataaaacaatatatagtTGTTAGTAAAGGATCCCCtgaaataatgaaaaattttttaaaagaaatcccagaaaattatgataaaatattgaatAGTTTATCTATAAAAGGTTATCGTGTTATTTGTTTAGCTGCTAATATAttagataataaaataattaacaaaaatttaaaaagagaaaaaatagaaaaaaatttatatttttgtggATTTTTAGCATTTTTATGtccaataaaaatatcgaCACCTATTTACATTtcagatataaaaaatgctggaattaaaaatattatgataacAGGGGATAATGCTTTAACTGCTTGCCAAGTTGCTCAAGATGTGAATATGATACCTTCTGTAAAAGATAAagatattttaattttgaaacTAAAGGAATCTTATAATAAaggaaataatttatatttaaaaaaatgtgaaacATCACTAAGTGTAGGTGAtgataaacaattttttatcgacgaaattaaaaaaaatacaatttcaaatgaagataaaattgatatattaaaaaaggaaacTATAtctgttttaaaaaatatttacaaagaagatttgaataaaaaaaaaatagttgaacacttaattaatattatagaaaatgaaaaaaatataaataatatgttattttttagcaatagagaaaataaaaaaataataccaTTTTTCATAGGAAatgaagaatatataaaattatgttcTGAATTATTTACCTTATGTATAACAGGAAATATAAttgaatattttcttagaaaatataaaaataatataaatttgattgatatgttaataaataaagttcatatattttgtagAGTATctccaaaaaataaagaaataattattaaaacattAAATAAGTTAGgaaatataacaattatGTGTGGAGATGGTACTAATGATATGGCTGCATTGAAAGCAGCACATGTAGGCATATCGCTAttaagtataaaaatatgctataaaaataaagatttGAAAACTAAAATTGATGGAAATAGTAATTATATGCACGGGAAATCAATAATAGAACATCGAGatgaatattatgaaaataatgttcCTAATATTAACAATTGTATTAACGATTATAACAATGTGCGTGCAAAGTATGGTAATATTCGACCATACAAtcttgataataatatgaatgcaaaatattatgaacaaataaaattatataatgaaagaaaaaaacaattagaaaatatgatgaaaaCTATGGATGATTCATTACCACTAATTAAATTAGGAGAAGCAAGTATAGCATCTCCATTTACATACAAAggaaatgatataaaatgtGTTAAGGAAATAATATCTTGTGGTAGATGTGCCTTATCAAAAGTTATTATGATGTACAAACTTATGATTATAAATTCATTAATAACAGCTTTCTCTGTATCTATATTAACATTAGATGGGGTCAAATTGAGCGATGCGCAAACTACTGTTATATCTTTGCTATATACAACCTTTATAGTTTTAATATCTAAAACAACACCATTGGAAAGCATATCTAGTTATGCTCCCCCAAATTccctttttaatattactgttgttttatctttattatgCCAAGTTATAGTtcatttttctattttaatttatggATGGATTGTAGCTAGCTCATTTAGAGACCCATATTATGTACCAGATTTAAAAGGAGATTTTTCTCCTAATATAGTTAATActtgtatttattatttaatttattgtataaacttatcaatttttttatgcaatTATGAAGGATTACCTTTTATGTTACCATTacacaaaaataaagagcttgtttatatatttatagggaatttttttttcttgtttttaaatataatgaatatagttccatatattaattattttttttcgctTGTTCCATTCCCTACTTATCGCttgaaatttttatttttgtcttTGATGATTTTAGATATTTTAGCGCCTTATATgttttgtaattttattaGATATATCagattgtatatatttcaaaaatataaaattaatctGTAAAtgtagttttttttttttttgcacaATTATGCgctcatttatttatatatgcatatttttgcTTATAcagtgaaaaaaataaaaattttcttaacaatttgagaaaaaaaattattttgaataataattattcgAATTTTGTATCCTCGGTACATATACAAACTTATGAATATCATGATATGCATTTGATGAGGTATCGGAATTACAACCTATGTATGTGTaatgcatattatatatatatatatatattttttatattaaattaaaaaatatcacacttaattataaaagctaatattgtaaaataaaaatatacggATAAAACATTAATTGAGTTTTTTATGAGTATTATATTTGGATATATATCccttatatgtatattacaGATTGATGCGAGCTGTTGTCTTTAGAAAAGAgacaaattaaatatattaaaaaaaaggaggCTGCAatctttttaaaattattaatactttttcaaaaaaattaatgataaaatttttattatatgttaaaaatatagagatatatgattatttaaattgtttttataaataaaagaatttgttaaatatgACAATTTGTGtgtttaatttaaatatacatatatatatggaaatGTCCTTTACACTTTGAATTGAAGCAATAAAAACGATTGGAATTTGTTTGgaaaattgtttaaaaaaataaatattattacaactgtgtaaaattaattaaaaataaaaataaatgaaaattgtatatttataaatttttcagGTGTGTAAATTGTgtaattcttttattttgttggtttattttttgttcatttttttagttcATTTTTTACCCCGTTAACAGCATTgtgcataaaaaatataagttatTTTGGGAAAATATGCACGCATATTTTTACTAGTAAATTATTAGAGAcgtttttataaaaaattaaagttATTAATTTGTGAAACAGTTGTTACTTATACAATATATGTTATAATATAGTAATGTAAGCTTTGTGTGCTTTCCTTTTGCtctctatattttttttactgatttatttaatataacatTGGAGGGAggtcatttattttttctcctATTTTGGtgttgttttatatttttttcagcTATCCCATTCTACTatttgattatttaaatttgtttttttttacaattttccatattacaattttttttctcaaattttccttttttccctttttttttatttcgatttttatttttatgttacattaaaaaaccgagataaaatatttttataatgttACATTCATTGtaacaattaaaaaaaataaaatatgtgaaCTCGTTTCATCTAtttataatcattttttaatacaatatttataaacatatatgtgaatatatttgtaaaaataaatatacttattttatgtatatttattattacaaaattGGATTAATTAAAGGCGTATAATCGTCACGAATAAACTaaagaatattttgaaaaaatatagagtttgattttttaaggaaataatttattatatccaGAAagtgtaaaataaaaaaaaataaagggAATAAACATTGatagtaatatatattacatatatggATTTAGTGATTtactgaaaaaaaaactatatgatagcatatttaaaataaaaaaatatatttcatatatatatgtatgtaccTATTGCAAACTAGTAATCAAGAAAACCAGCATATCTATTTCTAAGAAAGGAATATAAACCActgaaaataatgtaaacataaaaataaaaaaataaaaaataataagtattaattttttattgtaaaGAATATTAAGAGAAGAAAAAACCGATTCATAAAAGGTAAATATGCCATAGCTAGGATAATTCAAGTAtcgataaaataaatgattaACTATgcatgtttttttatgcacatatggataatatatttattgctaatatatatatatgattatttctgcaaacatatatatgtatatacagacaggaatatatataggtaTGAAATTCcccaaaatatatgaataagtAACCAATTGAaagtgaaaatataaagatgattaggaataaaattattatcgataaaatataataataaaataaaaattgagataaaatgaaagaatTACCTTTAGAAAACGAGGCGGAGATCATTTATGAATACATAACATCTATtgaaaatgttataataaagtttaataattatataaataaaaagaagaTTCAACAAAAtgttattgaaaataaagaatttttaaataatattgtctggaaatatttaaataaatttattccACTAAAATTATCTCTCCATATGAAATGTGTACAAAACagaaatttttatcaatacATATTCCTTTGTgcattttatcatataattattaaatacataatatacGATCCTCTGTTTGTTCTACAAAGCGTTTTAGAAAAtacaaatgaaaatgaagaaaatggtatatataacgaattaattaaaatttgtacAGATAACAATATCGAATtcaaagaaataaataataattatttgattCATAATTCAActtatgaaaatttttgtgatattatttattcttttGGCATTTTATGCTACAtttatgaattttatacattttttaagataaaaaatataaaaattggaaaaaatgaaaaattatcattaaatttttttaattggatttatgatataaaatataatattttaaaaaatataaaaacgagcaatataaataaaacagatggttattatttacaaaatgaagaaacaattaaaaataaattaacttgtaattatttttcagAGCATGTAATGAagatttttatgaataaaaacCAAAAGGATAATAATTGGgaaatcataaaatatgataaagacaattttttacattcagaacaaataaaaaattatttaaattttgttaaatataattttattaatattagggaaactataaataatagtcgtgaattatttgaattgGAAAATTGCTGTGTAGAtaatgattttttaaattatatatttataaaaaaaaaacaaatcgAAGAAATATTTCTATTACCGTATTATACAAAAGACATTAATGAATCGAATATTAATggtaatataaaagaaacaGATAACTGTAAAtctttttttgataaatgtTATAACAATATTGAGGATAACAATGGTACCTATGGattgataaaaaaggaaatgcGCATTTCCAAAcgatataaaaatagtgaaaatcttgaaaattttgaaaaaatattcgtTTTAGCAACTGTAAACAATGAAAATGCAACTGGTAAATCGAATTTTGTTGAAATCAATAATGTTAAAAATGACGAAGATAATAAATCtgaaaattttgaatatataaaacaccACTTAAATAgtttatatgaaaaaatgaaaattttgaagatatccaaattatatgttcctatatatttatatataaataatatgtttgatttttttaataataataacgaTAATAGTATTTTTAATGGTAATAATAGAACTTCCAGCAAAAATAACAATCATaatagaagaaaatataaaaaaataaataattttaatttagaTTTTAATGAAGAATTACAAGAAAATagtcaaaaaaatatttcaaacaattgtaataatagcgtacataatgaaaataatttaaaggaaatattttatattttattatatttaggAGATATAGTTGATTTCAttgttcataaaaaaaaatgtattgataaaaaagatatatttagtaatttaaaaaaatatatagacacagaattatttaattataaaaataattttgaaaatgaagaaaattttataaaagaaattaaaaataaaaatgatattgaATGTAAAGAATATCATAGAATATTCTTTACCCCGGCTATTGGTTATGAAGAAGAATATATttctgaaaaaaatggagaaaatcataaaaatgaaaatgatactattttttatactaaTCAAATTGATTATAACAACTTAAAATGTAatttaaaagaagaaaTGTATTCGCAAGCTGGTAGTATCGAATCGGTAAATGATAGGGGGGGGATTTGTGgaaaaagtgaaaaagataaaggaaataataatatatcattaaaatcaaagtatattattcaaattaataattttgtaaatgaatatatatatatgtttatatctTATGTTAGTTTAAATGTTACAAAAATtgcaattttattaatagataaatataatttaataataccAAACAATTATTTAGATTTAAGTTGTTATgcttatatatgtaataataataaaaataattttaatcttttatattttataagtaaatataatattcatcattattttttttcaaatgatATTGTTAATAAAGATATTAAGCACAATTATTATAAGTATAATAATCTTGAAAACTTAGAAATTCATACTAAGCAAAATGATTGTAATTGTATGTacataaatgatataataacTTTTAAATGTATTTCACATGAAAATCAAGAGTTATATactaacaaaaaaaataaaaaacttaaacataaaatggaaaaacaATGGATAAATGAagcatattattatactaGACATCAAAGCAATTGCAGTCGAAATAGTACAAATAGTAATAGATATAGGAATTTTTAcgataaaatgaaaagaaaACTTGATAAACCAAAAGgaaataatgtaaatatattatataactCAAGTAATAACAAactaaatatttcattttgcGATAGATATAaagataattataattattcatatttgtCTACGTctacaaaaaaagaaaaggaaGAAGTGCCTTATGATCAGAATAAAATAGATAATATTGTATCagataaattattaacacaaaaaaaaaaaaaaaatttaggagtagaatataatgattatgatgaaaaagatgaaattatttcttcaattaaaaatagtttttatgaaaaaaatagtaaaataaatgaggAAACtcaatttataaatattaatttgaatgataaaataaggtgtgtaaaatatgaacaatgttataaaaagtttgaagaaatgaaaaatgggaaaaataaaaatgatgaatattcaataaataataatgaaataaaattattaccTAACGAAGCAAAACAAAATTGTAATTTTGAAACTCCTAAAAGAGaagatataaattataaaggACGTGAAAATGGTATATTTAATAAGAAACAAATTATTGatctaaaaaatacaaaatatataaatgattatAGAAATGAcgataaaattaatttggATAATCATTATATTGCTTATAGTACATATGGAAATAGTAATACATCTTGTGATAATAGCAGCAAAAACAACTATTCAAtcgataataataaaaataatagtagtTATAGTATTGattataaatatcaaataaattattgtaATAATACGAATAGCGATAAAGTTGTAAGTGAAAATAGTATCCAAAGTAATATTagcaataaaaatagaagaataaatttgaatgtgaataaaataaataatataaattttttagaCAAATCTCTATATCCAATAAAATtagatattaataataatttacaaataaatgatttatttattagtGATGCAAAAGTTTCAAATTATGTAGAATATTGTAAAGGGGATAAAACATTAGAACTTGAAttaattaaacaaaaattaataagtggaaatacaaaatatgcaataaaattgataaaaaattttaattatgaattattagaatttccaaatttatttttatatttaaattacaaatcttataactatttattaagcaattttgataaaaaatatattatttattatctttttgATAATCCcaaatatttgaaaatgtatttttattcattattaaaaagaaaaaatttagaACATTGCTTAATagcattatattttttatatccaaATTACATATCATTTGATGatacatattttcaaatgttttattttttatattttaagaatcaaaaaagtgaaaagggaaattataataatggtAATTATTTAGATCATAATAATGAcaaaatgtttatatatgatcatcaaaataaaagagCATATGATaatgattataaaaatattaataaaaaatatttaacaaCAAATAACATGTGTAatcatattaataattgtAACAACATTTCAAATGGGGAAAGTGAGTTTAATGTTGAAAACATCAGATATCTAAACAGTGGGGTGTggaattataataatatatattattttttaaaaaaagattgtataataataaatgaatcatatattatgctaaaaaatgaagaagtTATGTCAGAAGATAGTATAACACGacgaatatataaaatatcggatgtttttaaatattttgatatttttgaaaaatttaaaaaaattaattcagaaattgtaaaaaattcattttattatttagtTAAAAGAAATGGAACATGCTcatgttataaaaattatatttgtattaatgATTTAGGATCAtctttaaaagaaatagttataattgaatattttcatgattttttaactttatatggatatataaaaaaaaatgaaaaaataatatttgttgACGCTGAATGGAAATGTGCAGTATTTAGAGAAAATCCGATTATAtctatttttcaaattgctttgaaaaatactaatttgtcatatataattgacgtaaaaaaaataacaattgaaaattatgaagttaattattatatatctgAACTTTTTAGGGATGAAAGTATTATTAAGATTGGAGTGgcatttataaataacgATATGctacaatttaaaaaattttatgatcttttaaatatgttacagtctgaaaaatatagcaacatattattaaaagaaaatagtaacgataaaaatatgagtCAAGAAATCGGAAacaaatatagatataatatgaattcAAGTTACAATATGAATGATAATACAAATagttataataatgaagacttattaaaaaaaattatgagaAATTATTTTCGAATGGATAAAAATTACAGAAACGGATGCAATACTaactattttaataattataataatggaaataaatataataattttgtaaaaaaaaaaaaatatgatcaaaggaaaaatatttataatttaaatgacgatataagttataaaaatatatatccagttaattattttttaaaatataaaaagaacacagctttaattaataagcatttaaatacaaaatgtGAAGTATGTAATAAAACTGGTATTTATAGTtgtatacataaatattatgatttaaaaaacatatataataaatattatgaacaCTTGAAAAATAGTTTTCCATgtctcaaaaaaaataccaCCCTTTCAGTTAAACTATTTGGTAAAG
This genomic window from Plasmodium berghei ANKA genome assembly, chromosome: 2 contains:
- a CDS encoding cation transporting ATPase, putative yields the protein MERKYNILAYKKRKTYFRLDVLLFIFYAYFLHLIFKNKKFEAQPEDYEYFEKLKTELDNNDIFHSNNNSFSTSKWLYGKNNENDGNKLNKLKIKKGKTNNKGNSDNTFKPIIIGKYNLIYIFYSIEFVCLLIFIAFHLLTFLLSQWNLSINLFIAYIRLSNKERDKYIYNLQKFCTHIYIKPIKSERFQKINKQKGLSKCVKNCLPNKNDTKQKERFNTDYNLYKPKSILVELKKENNDIYFFYKHKKYIFNYETLNFESVKHFDIFNLPFYLNWKGLIECEHKIPCQENLVKKIHKESELLYIDSNAESSYINGWKNLINNIKELYEGICFKKNTRNKCNSIGNNGELNEHVNYQLKDGYEISGKINKKIGITNISNINNNFDSYHCKKNYFEIPYDLYVHNNLSKYGENIYDIPSPCFKKLLYEAMLSPFFIFQFFSIILWMLDSYWYFGIFSIFILIVLESQLINKRIREFNLINSMKMSPQNVYVYRNLQWKIIKSNYLLPGDIYILTNDINGNDNICTCETLLLEGMCITDESILTGESIPLIKASIDKCVDMHNNDNCNDNKNIDEIYYSSYFEKIDIKNKHKKHVVYAGSNILLTKNENTEFNNSKLPITGCVGIVLKNGFSTYQGKLVRTIINTSEKINSSSTDSIIFLFILLFFSITSCVYVVYTLLKTTNERNLYKILLSASHIITAVIPPEFPITLSLGVTISIVYLYNLKIYCTEPFRLPFSGKSNICAFDKTGTLTEDNMIVLGLFGLDNKINHIYESNQSIINKQRIPFLSLAVISGCHSLCTVNNKLLGDPLEKNSFLKLNCNMKNLDNIYVRSSSYVSKSGNDITSDGGNKFSEFFISSKSLTNLNKNISNSGKENRQVKNNMVENFFIYKRFFFSSDLQRMTCILQHTGYEGDWYGELYESDNDTNAEEFCNDIENNIINKSLSNLNKLKKKKKRNMTSNSITGSTINRSNHKNDMIKQYIVVSKGSPEIMKNFLKEIPENYDKILNSLSIKGYRVICLAANILDNKIINKNLKREKIEKNLYFCGFLAFLCPIKISTPIYISDIKNAGIKNIMITGDNALTACQVAQDVNMIPSVKDKDILILKLKESYNKGNNLYLKKCETSLSVGDDKQFFIDEIKKNTISNEDKIDILKKETISVLKNIYKEDLNKKKIVEHLINIIENEKNINNMLFFSNRENKKIIPFFIGNEEYIKLCSELFTLCITGNIIEYFLRKYKNNINLIDMLINKVHIFCRVSPKNKEIIIKTLNKLGNITIMCGDGTNDMAALKAAHVGISLLSIKICYKNKDLKTKIDGNSNYMHGKSIIEHRDEYYENNVPNINNCINDYNNVRAKYGNIRPYNLDNNMNAKYYEQIKLYNERKKQLENMMKTMDDSLPLIKLGEASIASPFTYKGNDIKCVKEIISCGRCALSKVIMMYKLMIINSLITAFSVSILTLDGVKLSDAQTTVISLLYTTFIVLISKTTPLESISSYAPPNSLFNITVVLSLLCQVIVHFSILIYGWIVASSFRDPYYVPDLKGDFSPNIVNTCIYYLIYCINLSIFLCNYEGLPFMLPLHKNKELVYIFIGNFFFLFLNIMNIVPYINYFFSLVPFPTYRLKFLFLSLMILDILAPYMFCNFIRYIRLYIFQKYKINL